Proteins from a single region of Pseudarthrobacter sp. NIBRBAC000502772:
- a CDS encoding multicopper oxidase domain-containing protein — protein sequence MPTRRAMLAGAAAFAAAPALVGWVPLDSKDPGHHAGHGTVSGQAAKTTTDGSSAAGAGSSRTDSGHLANHAGHAGFAGGSVPPERAGIDPTAILHDFDRGKTSTLPDGRTLREWDIVAVDKDFEIAPGVTFPGWSYNGRIPGPTLWAQEGDALRIHFTNAGAHLHTIHFHGIHRAEMDGTPGIGAGSIAPGQSFTYEFDATPFGTHLYHCHQSPLAPHIAKGLYGGFIIEPKEGRPKADNEMVMVMNGYNTDGGDDNEFYSVNGLPFHFMDFPVQVRQHELVRIHLINVLEYDPINSFHVHGNFFHYYPTGTMLTPAEFTDTISQVQGQRGIVEIRFPYPGKYMFHAHKTEFAELGWMGFFEVSPS from the coding sequence ATGCCGACGCGCCGTGCCATGCTCGCAGGAGCGGCGGCTTTCGCCGCGGCGCCTGCGCTGGTCGGATGGGTGCCGTTGGACTCCAAGGATCCCGGGCACCATGCCGGGCACGGCACGGTCTCCGGTCAGGCGGCGAAGACCACCACGGACGGTTCCTCTGCGGCAGGCGCTGGTTCGTCCCGCACGGACTCCGGCCACCTGGCGAACCATGCCGGTCACGCAGGCTTCGCCGGCGGGTCCGTCCCGCCGGAGCGCGCCGGGATCGACCCAACCGCGATCCTGCACGATTTTGACCGGGGGAAAACCAGCACTCTTCCGGACGGCCGCACCCTCCGGGAGTGGGACATCGTCGCGGTGGACAAAGATTTCGAGATCGCCCCGGGCGTGACGTTCCCGGGCTGGAGCTACAACGGCCGGATCCCCGGTCCGACCCTCTGGGCGCAGGAAGGCGACGCCCTCAGGATCCACTTCACCAACGCTGGCGCACACCTCCACACCATCCACTTCCACGGGATCCACCGGGCAGAGATGGACGGCACCCCGGGGATCGGCGCCGGGTCCATCGCCCCGGGCCAAAGCTTCACCTACGAATTCGATGCCACCCCGTTCGGCACCCACCTCTATCACTGCCACCAGTCACCGCTGGCCCCGCACATCGCCAAGGGCCTCTACGGCGGCTTCATCATCGAACCCAAGGAAGGCCGGCCGAAAGCCGACAACGAGATGGTCATGGTGATGAACGGCTACAACACCGACGGCGGCGACGACAACGAGTTCTACTCCGTCAACGGGCTGCCCTTCCACTTCATGGACTTCCCTGTCCAGGTCAGGCAGCACGAGCTGGTCCGGATCCACCTGATCAACGTCCTCGAATACGATCCGATCAATTCCTTCCACGTGCACGGGAACTTCTTCCACTACTACCCCACCGGCACCATGCTGACTCCCGCTGAGTTCACGGACACCATCTCCCAGGTACAGGGCCAGCGGGGCATTGTGGAGATCCGCTTCCCGTACCCGGGCAAGTACATGTTCCACGCCCACAAGACCGAGTTCGCTGAACTGGGCTGGATGGGTTTCTTCGAGGTGAGCCCATCATGA
- a CDS encoding MOSC domain-containing protein — translation MTETYRYGVEVLHLLVSPVHAYFGRAREGAADVPTTDAGRVEFVAGKGIVGDRFFGKAAHMDAAVTLFSIESLEAIAAELGTAQLDPLLTRRNVVLRGAHLAPLLGHDFALESQGDLVRLTAGRPAHPCVWMDEMLAPGAHKAMRGRGGVRCRVLSDGVLHRGPAVLVSPVPLEPERAGEATLLRASRLP, via the coding sequence ATGACTGAAACCTATCGGTACGGCGTGGAGGTCCTGCATCTCCTGGTGTCGCCGGTGCACGCCTACTTCGGCCGGGCCCGCGAGGGTGCCGCGGATGTCCCCACGACGGATGCCGGGCGGGTGGAGTTCGTGGCGGGCAAGGGCATCGTTGGGGATCGGTTTTTCGGCAAGGCCGCGCATATGGACGCCGCAGTCACGCTGTTCTCGATCGAGTCACTCGAGGCCATCGCTGCGGAGCTGGGGACCGCACAGCTGGACCCGCTCCTGACCCGGCGCAACGTTGTGCTCCGAGGCGCCCACCTGGCTCCGCTCCTGGGGCACGACTTTGCCCTGGAATCCCAGGGAGACCTGGTGCGGCTTACGGCCGGGCGGCCCGCCCACCCCTGCGTCTGGATGGATGAGATGCTCGCCCCGGGCGCCCACAAAGCGATGCGCGGGCGCGGCGGTGTGCGTTGCCGGGTGTTGTCCGACGGCGTCCTGCACCGCGGACCGGCAGTGCTGGTCAGCCCGGTGCCGCTGGAGCCCGAACGGGCCGGCGAGGCCACACTGCTGCGGGCGTCGCGGCTGCC
- a CDS encoding ZIP family metal transporter: MSLDEKSADALAAAPHRRPPVPRWLLGIGPLVLIAMLLGLFTLLNAPGLNKLSEGVPPKEEVAVEDVRLTAGQIAITVRNEGPDPVSIAQVNVSDYYAVFTQTRETMAPLESTTLTIIYNWVEGDPYEVALVTSNGGKIPAVIDAAALSPERGSSFFGLMLLMGIYVGVIPVALGMLWMPFVRRSSASWVRVLLGVTVGLLAFLAIDATLEAVGLVAGSGAFGGPMVVFLGAVTAYLILEGTDAWMRRHQNSTTAHQPSALPPQRLAPQRLALLIAIGIGLHNFGEGLAIGSAYAVGSLALGASLIVGFAIHNTTEGLAIVTPLAKQPPGLGRLAILGLIAGAPAAAGALLGATVYQPALSAFLLGIGAGAVAQVAVKLLPMLKDPAGKTFTPLTGAGVVLGMGLMFATGLLVQA; this comes from the coding sequence ATGAGCCTTGACGAAAAGTCGGCTGACGCCCTGGCCGCAGCACCCCACAGGCGGCCGCCGGTCCCTCGGTGGCTGCTCGGCATTGGGCCGCTGGTCCTGATCGCCATGCTGCTGGGGCTGTTCACCCTGCTCAACGCACCCGGTCTCAACAAACTCTCCGAGGGTGTTCCGCCGAAGGAGGAGGTCGCCGTCGAAGACGTCCGCCTGACGGCCGGACAGATCGCCATCACCGTCCGGAACGAGGGACCGGATCCGGTGTCCATCGCGCAGGTCAATGTCTCGGACTACTACGCCGTGTTCACGCAGACCCGGGAAACCATGGCGCCGCTGGAGTCCACCACCCTCACCATCATCTACAACTGGGTGGAAGGTGACCCCTACGAGGTGGCGCTGGTGACCTCGAACGGCGGCAAGATCCCGGCGGTTATTGACGCGGCCGCCCTGAGTCCGGAGCGCGGCAGCTCCTTCTTCGGACTCATGTTGCTCATGGGGATCTATGTTGGCGTGATACCCGTGGCCCTGGGAATGCTGTGGATGCCGTTCGTGCGCCGTTCGTCCGCGTCCTGGGTCCGCGTCCTCTTGGGAGTCACCGTCGGGCTGCTGGCCTTCCTGGCCATCGACGCGACCCTCGAAGCCGTGGGACTCGTGGCCGGCAGCGGCGCGTTCGGCGGCCCCATGGTCGTCTTCCTCGGCGCCGTGACCGCCTACCTCATCCTCGAGGGAACGGATGCGTGGATGCGCCGGCACCAGAACTCGACTACCGCCCACCAACCTTCAGCCCTGCCGCCCCAGCGTCTGGCGCCCCAGCGTCTGGCACTGCTGATCGCCATCGGCATCGGCCTGCACAACTTCGGCGAAGGCCTCGCTATCGGATCCGCGTACGCGGTGGGCTCGCTCGCCCTGGGCGCGTCCCTGATCGTCGGCTTCGCCATCCACAACACCACCGAGGGCCTGGCGATCGTTACCCCGCTTGCCAAGCAGCCCCCTGGCCTGGGCCGCCTGGCAATCCTGGGACTCATCGCAGGAGCGCCCGCGGCCGCCGGCGCCCTCCTCGGAGCGACCGTGTACCAGCCGGCCCTTTCAGCCTTCCTGCTCGGCATCGGAGCCGGGGCCGTCGCCCAGGTGGCCGTCAAACTCCTGCCAATGCTCAAGGACCCCGCGGGCAAGACCTTCACCCCGCTCACCGGCGCAGGCGTCGTCCTGGGAATGGGCCTGATGTTCGCCACCGGCCTGCTGGTCCAGGCTTAG